One window from the genome of Pseudoliparis swirei isolate HS2019 ecotype Mariana Trench chromosome 24, NWPU_hadal_v1, whole genome shotgun sequence encodes:
- the wbp1lb gene encoding WW domain binding protein 1-like b isoform X2 encodes MTMGFFLHAVGPIIPTEPAADKDTIINKGSAMSVRASATTRSLLHCEGVNNQSYICDSGHCCGNSQCCSYYYELWWFWLVWAIIFLLSCCCVCHHRRTKHRLQQQQRQHEINLIAYREAHNYPAVPFYFRFLPNYLLPDYEEVVNRPQTPPPPYSALHTGPSSVASSPLAHEQPEGHCPATQAAPVAPVSDPLCCRPGVEEPQTPTLDLRPKPDNKPMQTAREPGVILPSDGLNNREGLSSQEKRSESGDDSCKDPLLKEPPEGSVEDKDRLPNGRRRRFTGDSGIEVCVCSTRGSSSFSGAGGAGQEGKELRERESLLGREGNDEEEEEEAGDFCDSCGHRASFGVEEQVLGSGPDRRVARGSSVPPPPPQTSGASLHPPVCLLLLHTINEQEGPQHHSTTTELQG; translated from the exons AGCCTGCTGCACTGTGAAGGTGTGAACAACCAGAGTTACATTTGTGACTCCGGACACTGCTGCGGGAATTCTCAGTGCTGCAGCTACTACTACGAGCTCTGGT ggttTTGGTTGGTCTGGGCCATCATCTTCCTGTTGAGCTGCTGCTGCGTATGTCACCATCGCCGCACCAAGCaccggctgcagcagcagcaacggcAGCACGAGATCAACCTCATCGCTTACCGCGAAGCACACAACTACCCCGCGGTGCCCTTCTACTTCa GGTTTCTACCCAACTACCTCCTGCCCGACTACGAAGAGGTGGTCAACCGGCCGCAGACTCCTCCCCCGCCCTACAGTGCCTTACACACCGGCCCGTCCTCGGTGGCTTCCAGCCCGCTGGCTCATGAGCAGCCGGAGGGCCACTGCCCGGCCACCCAGGCCGCCCCAGTGGCCCCGGTCTCCGACCCTCTGTGTTGCAGACCCGGCGTAGAGGAACCACAAACCCCCACCTTGGACTTACGGCCGAAGCCTGACAACAAGCCCATGCAGACGGCACGGGAGCCGGGTGTGATACTACCGTCGGATGGGCTCAACAATAGGGAGGGGCTTAGCAGCCAGGAGAAAAGAAGTGAAAGTGGGGACGACTCCTGCAAGGACCCACTGCTGAAGGAACCGCCAGAGGGTTCTGTTGAGGACAAAGACCGCCTCCCCAACGGCCGGAGGAGGCGATTCACAGGAGACTCTGGGATtgaggtgtgcgtgtgcagcACACGTGGCAGCAGCAGTTTCAGTGGCGCTGGAGGGGCGGGCCAGGAAGGCAAGGAGttgagggagcgagagagccTGTTGGGGCGCGAGGGaaacgacgaagaggaggaggaggaggcgggcgaCTTCTGCGACAGCTGCGGCCATCGAGCCTCCTTCGGCGTAGAGGAGCAAGTGCTGGGCAGCGGGCCGGACAGGCGGGTCGCACGGGGCTCGTCGgtaccgccgccgccgcctcagaCGAGCGGCGCCTCGCTCCACCCTCCAgtgtgcctcctcctcctccacaccatCAACGAGCAAGAGGGGCCGCAGCACCACAGCACCACCACCGAGCTGCAGGGCTGA
- the wbp1lb gene encoding WW domain binding protein 1-like b isoform X1, which yields MPHNLGPVLSLLHCEGVNNQSYICDSGHCCGNSQCCSYYYELWWFWLVWAIIFLLSCCCVCHHRRTKHRLQQQQRQHEINLIAYREAHNYPAVPFYFRFLPNYLLPDYEEVVNRPQTPPPPYSALHTGPSSVASSPLAHEQPEGHCPATQAAPVAPVSDPLCCRPGVEEPQTPTLDLRPKPDNKPMQTAREPGVILPSDGLNNREGLSSQEKRSESGDDSCKDPLLKEPPEGSVEDKDRLPNGRRRRFTGDSGIEVCVCSTRGSSSFSGAGGAGQEGKELRERESLLGREGNDEEEEEEAGDFCDSCGHRASFGVEEQVLGSGPDRRVARGSSVPPPPPQTSGASLHPPVCLLLLHTINEQEGPQHHSTTTELQG from the exons AGCCTGCTGCACTGTGAAGGTGTGAACAACCAGAGTTACATTTGTGACTCCGGACACTGCTGCGGGAATTCTCAGTGCTGCAGCTACTACTACGAGCTCTGGT ggttTTGGTTGGTCTGGGCCATCATCTTCCTGTTGAGCTGCTGCTGCGTATGTCACCATCGCCGCACCAAGCaccggctgcagcagcagcaacggcAGCACGAGATCAACCTCATCGCTTACCGCGAAGCACACAACTACCCCGCGGTGCCCTTCTACTTCa GGTTTCTACCCAACTACCTCCTGCCCGACTACGAAGAGGTGGTCAACCGGCCGCAGACTCCTCCCCCGCCCTACAGTGCCTTACACACCGGCCCGTCCTCGGTGGCTTCCAGCCCGCTGGCTCATGAGCAGCCGGAGGGCCACTGCCCGGCCACCCAGGCCGCCCCAGTGGCCCCGGTCTCCGACCCTCTGTGTTGCAGACCCGGCGTAGAGGAACCACAAACCCCCACCTTGGACTTACGGCCGAAGCCTGACAACAAGCCCATGCAGACGGCACGGGAGCCGGGTGTGATACTACCGTCGGATGGGCTCAACAATAGGGAGGGGCTTAGCAGCCAGGAGAAAAGAAGTGAAAGTGGGGACGACTCCTGCAAGGACCCACTGCTGAAGGAACCGCCAGAGGGTTCTGTTGAGGACAAAGACCGCCTCCCCAACGGCCGGAGGAGGCGATTCACAGGAGACTCTGGGATtgaggtgtgcgtgtgcagcACACGTGGCAGCAGCAGTTTCAGTGGCGCTGGAGGGGCGGGCCAGGAAGGCAAGGAGttgagggagcgagagagccTGTTGGGGCGCGAGGGaaacgacgaagaggaggaggaggaggcgggcgaCTTCTGCGACAGCTGCGGCCATCGAGCCTCCTTCGGCGTAGAGGAGCAAGTGCTGGGCAGCGGGCCGGACAGGCGGGTCGCACGGGGCTCGTCGgtaccgccgccgccgcctcagaCGAGCGGCGCCTCGCTCCACCCTCCAgtgtgcctcctcctcctccacaccatCAACGAGCAAGAGGGGCCGCAGCACCACAGCACCACCACCGAGCTGCAGGGCTGA